GAGCCCAACATGCAGAAACACAAACGGGCACCATCAGTCATCGGAGAATGAGCTCAGATTCTAGCCTAAACGGCCTAAACGTCTCCTCAAACACTGATTCAGGGGAGATTCTAAGATGTTAAACTGCTATCCAtattaatggtaatttaataaacatgaacagACAGATTTAGCCTTTTTTGGCGGCTCTGCGCCTCCTCCTCCGGTGCTGGTGCATAGCGCAGCTGCCATTGAAACTTTGCAGTGCAAAACCACCTTTTTTGTTTTGCGATAATTGTaactactcccataattacaTACTGATACTGAAGAAAAACATTTATGTTTATAATGGTTATAATgaagcattttagaaatcaaaaggtaatttcattaaaataatgtttaaaaagaTGTTGATTTAAAATGTTGATGTTGACGCATTTTTAGCATCAATATTATTGACTACATATACCAATTCATACTAATACAAAGATATGTGAATGCattcaaaaaactaaaactgccaaaaatcttgcattttgtttggttacttatggttaaggttagagctgggtaggggttatggtcgGTCATGtttggattagagttttcccaatagaagtgaatggagagtccccacaaagatataattacaaacctgtgtgtgtgtatttatagttacatttaaatgtaacactttgcTATGCATTGTACTTTGCAGTATATATAATTCTCTGTACCATTTTTGATATTGTATGTTTTTGAGATAAATCCAGAAATCAAGATAAAACAGGTCACATATTTAAATTTCATTGGTTGCAAGGGCCACATTACGATCTGGGTGTGTTATGTCCATTGTAGCTGTGATTTTCGCCCAAACAAAACATTAGTGTCTGCTCTCTTACAAGGTCCAACAAATGAATTTACTGTTTGAATGTAATTTAGACTGACCAACTGTTTATTGTTGGCAGGCAGCAGGTGCTGTAATGGACGCCTTATCAAGTACCCTGTTGCCCGATGTCCCCGCATTCAAGCCCAAAGCAGCTCCCACAGACGAGAAGGCAGAGGTATGGTCTTAACCTCACTGCACTGCAACTTAAAACTATACATTGTCACATTTTCTAGCTTATATATATTCATGTATATGTTAACTGTATTCATTGTGTCTTTCTGTTTGAATTAGACAGTTTTATAGACACTGGACATGTTTGCTGAAATGTCTAAGTACATATTGTGACAAAAAGCATAGGAACATCATGTGTTCTGTATACTACTAGGTATGCGGAACGACCTTTGGCGAAAAAAGAGGTGCCTTTAACATATCTAATATGCAGACATACTAAATCAAAAAGTTTGTCTTTGCagattgtggaaaaaaatacatttttagtcaCAGGTTTAAGGTACAGAAAAATACAATATAGAGGAGTATCTGTGAAAATTGACCCTGACTGATTtgacttgttttgttttgtgctgtTGTAGGTCACAAGTAGCAACTCAAAGAGTAAACCTAtggtaagttttttttttttcctttggcaGAGTTTGTTGTGTCATAAAACAAAGGTTTCCCAGTAAGGGCTTTGGTATTGCTTCTGTGAAGATACAAGTGCTTTATGCTATACAGCTAATGCGACGATTCTGGTTTCTGCGTCCACTTCCTCTCCGTTCTAGAAACCAAAAGTTAGTGACAACTCAACCCTTGATGATCTGAGTGCACAGTCACAGTCAGATGTTGTAACTTCATCAGCCACTAAGAAAGGCAGTAAAAGTTAAGCCTCTCAGGTAAGAACAGAAGAAACACAAGCACAGTTTTCACAAGTGTAATGGAATTTCCTCTGCATTTGtaatgtgaatgtgtgtgcatgcttgtGTTCAATAAACTAAATGAAAATGTGTGGGTGATGTTCTGTAACTGACATCTGACATTCATGTTTTCATGCAGGTTGTGATAAACGCTTCCTGATATCAAAAGCCTTTTGCTGGATCCAAAGTCACATCAATATGGAATACTGCTTACATTGTTCTGTAGAAGGTGAAAAATAATTCTCAAATAAATGATTAGGCAACTGTTTTCTTGCTTGTTACTAAAGAATGCATGTAAAAGCCCTTAGCACCCCACTGCCttatacatttttatagtaataataaactGGGAGTTTCTTTATGGTTCTTtagaaataatatatatattaaaatggcTGAGATGTAACATGTATAGTCAGTTCAGTATTCactgaataaaattaaataatttcctgaataaaattaacaaaaaagtGAGTGTATAAACTGAACCTATATAGGTAATAATTCAGATGTTCTGCACAAGGGTTTTGGGACACATTACAGAAACATTGCGGGTAGCGTGTATGTTATGGAAAGTGTAATGTGAATGTGAACAGAATGTTTTGGGTTTCAGTGGATGCTGTCGTTTATCTTGATGGGTGGTGGAATATTTGTTTTGTACTTATTCAATATGACACTATTGTACAGCTCAGTGTGTTCTGGTATGGTTTACAACACAAATGACCTTAAGCGAAATTAcctgattatttttattttgatcatGTTTGATTTACATTTGTGTTACACACCATTTTAATATGAGGGTTGTCTCAAAAATAGACTGAGACAGAATAATGAGCTGTCCAATTACTTTTCAAGCTCCCCATCTATATATCCTGTTAATAATACTTTCAGGGATTGTTTACATGAATTGTTTAAGTGCCTAAACAAATCTATGCTTTGGTTTCTGAAGGAAACCAAATATGCCCCCTCTGGGCAATTATACACAGACACTTCAGTGGGGATAGCACTGTACATCAAAGTTGTAGTACTTTAGTTCCTCTGCCTGCTCCTGTTGTACTGAATATATATTTCACTGTAGTAGAGACCTgaattaaatgcaaataaaatatggTGTAAGAACACTTCTCAATGTTTATGTTACAGTCCTGTCAGCTTCGCACCTGTATGTTGTAGTGAATGTCATTAAAAATGCCTTTAAATTATCAGTACAGGGTAAACATTCACATTGTTCTTGATAATTGTTTgcttttaatgttttcatttggaTTTCTcagtatgtgcatttttatataCAGAGGACCAGGCACGTAGCCTGATCTGAACTAAATAACCAGTTCGAAAGTAGCTTTGCTTGGTGAAATGAACCAAAGGAGACCCCCCAGGTAGGCAGAGTCTGCCGAATGGCAACCCCAGTAGGGTTGCCAGACCTCCCgcaaaatttatttctggctactGGCCTGCAGAGGACTAAAATGAATTTAGTTTTGTTGTCTTTTGTTATTACTTTAACaagaaaaaggttttttttttttttttttttttaagtagtaTATATACAAGGGGTTGATATCAGTCTGTTACAAACAACAGGTACCAAACACATGTACACCAATGAACCAAAACATTATCACCACCCCCACATCAAAGTAGTGTTGACTATGTAGTGAAAATTGTGCATGTGAAGGTCTGGGATAAATTAGATGCTAAATCTTCAGTAATCGCAGTCAACATGCTGAAAGCAGATTAAATGGGCAGGagtaaagatctgagtgactttgacatgGGCCAGGGCTGGGTTCCCCAATAACGGTGACTATTAGCGTCTTATGAAGATGTAAAAGATAGACCTTACTAAAGTTCTTTCCTTTTCGACACATGGTCCCCAAACTATCCTTTAAGAGGTTGCTTAAGTGCAACGTAACTAGGCGAAGGGTGCCAGATTGGTTGACAGTGATGGTTCCGCAATTGATTATTCCCTTCATGCAGCAGGAGAGAAAGTGCCGTTCTTTATAAATGTAACACTGCAGGAATGCTTCAAAATGTTGCGTTAATCAGAACTGGGGAGAACctaaaaatgaaatacaagATTAACAAACTGAATCATCTAACCGTAAATATGATTTTCGCCAAGTAGGTGCACAAACCCGCTTCCCCAGATTGTAGCATCacaccattttatttttatttgttctacAAAATACTTGTGTGCACCAATATGTTTGTCAATGGTATTTGGACAAGCAATGGCACAATAGGCAAAAAAAGTTACATTCCTGCCTTAACATTAGAAAATGTCCAATGTGCTACATTGACTACTAAGGTTGTGTTTACTGGGGGAAAATATATTACACTTATGTAAATTAACCTGCAGTGTCGACTCAACCTCATGAACCACGAATGACGTAGCACTAAGATGGCTccgggaaacgcaccccagatCTTTATCTCTGGCTCCATTACTTCTGCATTCATCACATCGACTGCTAGTACCAAACCCTAGCTTACTGTCTAATTCATCCCAGACCATTGCATGCACCATTTTCACTATACAGTCAACATTACTTCCTTCACATGGGGATAGTCATAAAATTTTTGCACACACGCATACAGTTTCATAATATAAAGGAGAACATCATTCTGTATTTATACCAGCCCATTTATACCAGGTTCTAAGTCGGAGttattgtgtgtgtgatgtatTGATAAGTatgtttaaaacatttaacAGGCTAACTGGGTGTGATCAGAAGTTCTTTACTTGTGAAATTAATTACATCTCTCAGCTGTAAAGAACAAAATCTAGAGACAGGAATTTGTTCCTGATTTATCCTGGAAGGTCTCATATCAAATGCTATTATAGTTATTTTATAAATCCAGTGTTTAAACGTtatgcattttcatttaaaaactttGCTGGTCAAAGTTCTGtttgattattattttgataattagTTGGTTTATTGCAGCTGTCATATGTACACATGATGAAACCAGAGACCGTATGACTCTTGCTTGGTAAAGGGTACATGATGGAAAATATCTACTGAATTCAAActtaatccattttaaaatgtacattgaTCTGATAATGACCATGTGTGCTAACACATTACTGTTAAAATATATACACTTAAAATCATCTTAAAATACAAAAGAATTATATGTACTGTTGTTCTACAAAAGGAGTAAAATCGCTATAAAAGTACAATTTGGCAGTTGATTGTGACATTGAGATGGGGTCCTACCCCTGCCTGATCAGTGGTATCTGTCTCCCATAGCCTGTCGGGCTGGTGTGACATTCTTAGGCCtgagaaataaaacatttacatgAGGGCTTCATGATAGAATTTCTGTTAGGTGGTCAAGCATTTCTTtggtaaatgtatttttttgatTTTCTACATATGGGGAAAATTACTACATTTTATAGTTGCTAAAATATGTTAAAATTTGTTGTGAAAGTATTtggaaaatattttgaaaaacttACTTCCTCCTGTGATGGTGAGGGCATCGTCTTGTTCTAATTCCtacatgaaattaaaaatgGACAATTACAAAAATTATAAATTTTGTGAAATGTATATTACTAAAATATTTctgcattacaaaaaaaaaactcaattcaAAAAAAGTTTGGAttgtatgtaaaatgcaaataaaaacagaaagtaGCAATTTGAAAATCCACTTTGACCTGCTttaaactgaaacaaataaaaggaTATTTAGAATGTGGTGTTTTAActttaaaacattatttttaggAAATATATGCTCATTCAAAATTTGATGCCTGCAAAAAGTTCCAAAAAGCTGAGATGAGGCACCCTAAGACTATGAACGTCACGCAATATTCAAAAAATGCCTTGAATAGGTGACGTTATCATGCCCGGGTATAAAAGGATGATTAACCGAAAGGTCACTTGTTCATTAGCAAGGATGGAGCAAGACTCAGAAATGTCTGTGATCCCTTTGATGACGCcatattatacatatttattacacggctctctggaatgcttgattctgattggtcagttgagacatttgcaggttcgttcttttcaaataataaccgctccaaagtaataacgcatagccggtactacttgtatgtttacaatacctccgcgccaacaaagattaccgtttaaaaatgttaatttaaaacaaatatgccaataaaatgtttcaaattcgcgtcgggtcctgatcacactgtcggggcttatttctgcgataactaccggctgcctgtaaaTTATCCCTTACATAACCAGGTGGGCTCATTACTGCATTTTGACTTTTCCCTTCAGGCACAAAGTTTTCCCTGAAAtcttttaatgaaatatatgAACTGCTGAGAGTGAAATCCCCAAATCCACAAACGCATTGCAATTATGCCTTGATAAATGTTGTTCTTAAACTTCTGAATTATTTGATTGAACACTTTGGCAAGGGATAGGCAAGTTCCAACCCATGTTCAATAAGGGGAATGTATATATCAAAAGGTAGAGAAGAAAACAGGTTCAGAAGACCTGGGAAATCTAACAGCAGACAGGTGTGCGTTATAGAGTGTGGCACTTACGGTTGCAGTGacatatgatgatgatgaggatgaggaagatTAGGCTACAAGCAGCAGTTAATGGAGCCCAAATGACTATTGGACAGCCTTCACCGAGCTTAGACTTAGTCTCTGCAAAACATATGTTGGATCAATTGCATTTCATGCTTTATAGTGACTGCATgcaacacttaaaaaaaaaaaaaaaaaaaactttttaccAAATGTTACTGGTAGGTCCGATGCCATAAGTATGCATATTGGTCTTCCATGTTACCTGTGAGAGCCTTTAATTTATACCCTTTTGTTAGTGTTCGTCTTTAATTCGTTTGCATAGGGAATACTACATATAATTTATGTGATTCTCGTTCTATTACTCGTGAACATATTGATATTCGAAAAAATacttaaaatgatttaaaataaatatataaattaatgcAGTAATTAGTGAACAACCACGATGGTACATTGCATAATGGGTTTGCCAGAATTATTATGAGTAAGGAGTTAAAGGAGTGAATTAAAATCCAAGCAAGGACATTTTACCTGAACCGCTGACTGACAATTAAAATTACATGACAGCTAGCTAAGCATCTGAAAGTTAGGGTGGCTGTTTATATGCATTTAATGTACATTTAATCTATAAAAATGATTAGATGCAATATGGTTCACAGCAGGGACGTCGTTAGGGCTATTCTAGGGGGGCTTTGCCCCCCCTAAAATGTTTTtagcccccccacctcccccacaaATAAAAGTGTATTATTTGGCTTAATTCATAAACAGTTTGCCACCAGCCCCCCTATCCATCCACCCGCTACCCTGACTGACAGTATACTTACGGGCGGGAGTTCGGCATTGGCAGGGCTTCGCGGTGCTGCCGGGAGTGACATGTGCTGTAACCGCCTTTACTGCAGGTGTTATTTCTGAATAAAGCAGAAGAATCAATCTTAATACCTGTATGTCATAATtaacattttgaaataaaacGATGCGATATTATCGTATTAATATCATCATATTAATATACGTAGTGTGCATACTCAGCTCACCAGGGTGTCCTTCAATGGAGGTCAATGGTCCGAAATCCAATTTGTTGCCGTTCAGTTTCCCACAACCATAAATGCCGCTGTCACGGTTCTTCTGAAAACTTTTCAAAAGTATTGCTTTATCTCTTTTCATATTTCTGTAGTCAAACACATTACTATCGGGCACCATTTTAGGGTCCCCTTCAATGTTAAATGTTCCTATGGCCTCAATACCAGTCTCCAGGACTCGGAACCAGAACACGATGGTACCCGGGGGTGACATTTTACATGTGATTTTCACTTCACTGAGCTCTTCTGTTGTTAGGCAAGCACctgaaatgaaatcttcacACACAAATTGGCAGAACTACAGTTAGATAGTGTATATAaatttttcaatttattttttaaacgaACGATTTGCATAACGATAAGTGATGAGTTAAAATCTGACCTGTAGGCCTATGGCAATAAAATAAATGGGTCTACTATATTACAcgtgttttaaaaaatgtctcAAATATAACGTCTTAATTATTAAGGAGTTCAGAATCAATACATTTTATACAATTAGCACATTGAATCGTACTTTTTAGCATGCGAATAATTCTCTGCTTGGTGGTGTGTAAAATCAGCGATGAACCTATCATTTGCCAGGTAATTACATAATTTAAATATTGATGGTATGTCGGCTAATTATATAAGACAATATcagtaatttaaataaatgatataCTTACAGTTAAACAGGATCAACAGTGAAATAAGCATTTGGTACATTTTCGTCAGCAGTTTTTCTTTTGCTAAAATGATGATGTTGGGACTTTACAGGATGCTTTAAACAGCCGCCTGTAGTGTCTCCCCCTCTGTCAAAGACGCGCACACGCACGAACTGCAAGAATATCGATGTCAAGTCAGGGGAGACGACGTTACTCCATCTCAGTACACTGCCTATTTTAAATAAGACTtcttacaataaaatacattgaGAAAACGAGATTCGCTTTACTTAACACTAAGTTAAACTGAAAGGCtaatttaatatattattaaattatattacaaggtttataataaaaatataaaacggTATATAAAATTAGGATtgctacagaaaaaaatacatgaaatacAAGTCTAGATAAAACATCACTGGGTACACATAGATATTTGGTCATCAAATGAatcacatataaatatatatatattacgctcacagaaaatatttatataaatacgCTTAGGCATTTTTGATATTTAACTGATATTTAACATACACGATTGTATCTTCGAATAAATGATAGACTAAATGTAGCTTATAGTAATTAAGTTTATTTTGAAGATTGATTAACTTGCATTGGGATTGGTTAGTCACACCATTTAAAAGTCATTGTAAACAACTTCACAAAACATTATTAacctgattattattattattattattattattaataaactaTTAAACAGAGACAGCGGGACACGTTGCGGTAATAAATTAGAGATGGAGCAGTCTATAATACTACGTAGAAATTTTCCATAATAGCCAGTTAAAATACATTCAATGTATAGgtctgaaaaaaaaatcggTGTGCACACGGGTATTATAGGAAAAGAACTGTTACCGATCTACTCGCAAAATCACAACTAAACAATTGTTACAGTGTGTAGGAAACCATAAGactgtataaatataattcagGGAATTCACGGAAAGCAGAATATTCAAAGGTGTTAAAATACTTAAAAGCATGGGCGTCGCCGCTATTAACTCTAAGGGGATGGGTCCCCCTcatatttcataattattcgttttgacccccccacatttaacataaaatattagttttatgccagtgtgcccccccacgcacacacattcaaaatgcttctgacgcccctgcttAAAAGCcagttattttaacatttacGTTCTATGTTATAAACAATATTGATTTCACATTATTCATCCTAAGAACCAAATTATATGATACAACCTAATATGACCTATATAACCTACATGGGCATAAATACACTGTATTTCAAACACGCTATCCAAAAAAGGAAAATTAAGAGAAGCACAATGAAAGTGCCCAATAATTATATGGCATTTTCTTTGTGGATATATTCTCATATTTCTTATATTATGTAATAAAAGAGCAGAGGAACATTTCAGAGAAGTAAACGAAGCTGAGAATGCTAAGAGGGAATTGAAACAAATATACACATGTAACCCTGTAACCATGCTAGTGCAAACGCATTTGGTGTCTTTTATGTCTTGTTATTTTTGTGCATTCGTTAAAAAGGTGTTGTTGCATGAGTTTGCAGAGAGCGCGCCATGCGCCGTGCAGCCTGTGGTGGTCCGCTAGCTTACACCACACGACCCCCGTTGCTGCGCTCCTCCGGGCCCCTTACGAAACCACAGGCCCACTCGGCTGGTAATGCAGCCTGGGTAAAACCCATAAACACATCACCCATACTGTAAATATGCTTCGGCTAAGTTTAAGAGCTCAGCTGTACAATcatacatatttaaataaaattagcaCCACGTCCTATATCCATTATGTTTTACCTTAAGTACAATTATCGTCTAGTATGGCATCTTTCTTCCTCTTGAGAGCTGAAATACTGCGGAATGAGTCTCATGATTTTATTTGAGAGATGAATAGATGGTATATTGACAGTGGGATAAAATGAAACCACAATGTTTCTTTGGGTGATGGCTGATGAAATAATAATGACACGATAAAATGCTGAATTCTTATGATTTGTTTCTCTCACCGGAGGCCTCCTGCAATGCACCCTTTATAGATTTGCAGAATTTGGGGAGACGTAACAAAACTGCAAACAAACAGGTGCAGATTAAAAAAATGGTTCAAATCGGGTCACAGGTTTGCTCTACAATCGCAAAAATAGAAAAGCAATCTATAACAGCAAGTTAAATGCACAATTTCATGAGtgtaattttactgttttatcTTTTAAAGTAAATGGTTGCTTCATTTATTAGGCAGTATCTGCATTATGAACAAACTATACTGTACAATCCCAAATATGTGTATGTGCTTTACACTGAACTGAACACATTAAAAGTTTTGATGTGATACTAAACACAGATATGATAAATGGATTCATATTACAATAATGTATAAGGTTCTTAAATATAAGGTACTAGGTACTTAAAATTATTCACTAAGGGCAACATCTCCTCCAAGACTTAATTAAACAAACGCTCCACTCTTTTGTGAGAGAGCATTGTAGCCTCgtatttggaggtgctgattctcatccctgCCCCTTGGCATCAAATCAAGTATGTCCAGGAAGTCTTTGTCAGATGAGGCCAAAAGCTTGACATCATCTGCAGATAGCTGGAACATCACGTTGAAGTCCTACTGGATGTCCGGTCCTACGTCTAGTGGACAACACCCACTCTAAATGGCTTTTACATCTTTGAGGTAACCCAACAACCTCACTCCATGGCTTTTGCCTCCATGAAAACCTTCTCTGCAGTCTTTCAGGCGTCTGGGTACCATTCATCTGCCTTGAGAAACCCTCATACAGACACCTCTCCCAAGTCTGTAAGCAGTCCTCTTTAAAGCTTCTGACACATCGTATAAGAACACTGGGTATCCCAAATAACGTTCTTCATAGGTATTTCAAACTGCTCTTTGGTGAATCCACACAAACAACAGCTAGAGTTTTTATCTTTGAAACTCGCAGTCACTTGAAGGCAACCTACTTTTCCACT
This is a stretch of genomic DNA from Paramormyrops kingsleyae isolate MSU_618 chromosome 7, PKINGS_0.4, whole genome shotgun sequence. It encodes these proteins:
- the cd8a gene encoding T-cell surface glycoprotein CD8 alpha chain isoform X1, with the translated sequence MYQMLISLLILFNYFISGACLTTEELSEVKITCKMSPPGTIVFWFRVLETGIEAIGTFNIEGDPKMVPDSNVFDYRNMKRDKAILLKSFQKNRDSGIYGCGKLNGNKLDFGPLTSIEGHPGELKITPAVKAVTAHVTPGSTAKPCQCRTPAQTKSKLGEGCPIVIWAPLTAACSLIFLILIIIICHCNRIRTRRCPHHHRRKPKNVTPARQAMGDRYH
- the cd8a gene encoding T-cell surface glycoprotein CD8 alpha chain isoform X2 produces the protein MYQMLISLLILFNYFISGACLTTEELSEVKITCKMSPPGTIVFWFRVLETGIEAIGTFNIEGDPKMVPDSNVFDYRNMKRDKAILLKSFQKNRDSGIYGCGKLNGNKLDFGPLTSIEGHPEITPAVKAVTAHVTPGSTAKPCQCRTPAQTKSKLGEGCPIVIWAPLTAACSLIFLILIIIICHCNRIRTRRCPHHHRRKPKNVTPARQAMGDRYH